The following coding sequences are from one Eleginops maclovinus isolate JMC-PN-2008 ecotype Puerto Natales chromosome 11, JC_Emac_rtc_rv5, whole genome shotgun sequence window:
- the LOC134871632 gene encoding uncharacterized protein LOC134871632 — protein sequence MGKCKFSDLWLEESLFKEWLRPVVGNSQEAYCNVCKKTISITWMGVKAVKSHMLSSSHQARMRGRNAQLPLSLFYTGTTATSTPSTSTAPSTSTAPSTSLALPLQYPASSPTTSNRCTTDGQKQTLGTTTSTLQAEVLWCLDVAMKHHSFNSNEGIGELFRNMFPDSEIAKSFALGKDKTGYIIKFGIAPYFKRQLVEAINNAGPYVLMFDESLNQSSKKKQMDIHIRFLEDGCVRSRYFGSQFLGHGRADDLLQHIKECVAKLNMRQLLSVGMDGPNVNFKLLDLLQKEHAELHGGAQVLMVGSCGAQIDKLLRALHYLFHNVPARREDYTNITGSSCFPLSFCGHRWVENVPVAERVLEVWTMIQKFVNAVEDKKVTKPNTASYDAILAAQGDPLLIPKLQFFLAIARSFNPFLKKYQTDEPVLPFLAEDLTELLLSLLRRFIKRELLQDQTPLQLIKLDISEEKNWVSLKRVDIGLGAESAIKVMSSFSNSHPFSRSWAEKKNLFPSNP from the exons ATGGGCAAATGCAAATTTTCGGACCTCTGGCTGGAGGAATCGTTGTTTAAAGAATGGCTTAGGCCAGTAGTTGGCAACAGCCAAGAGGCTTATTGCAACGTCTGCAAGAAGACGATAAGCATTACCTGGATGGGGGTGAAGGCGGTGAAATCGCACATGCTATCAAGTAGCCACCAAGCTAGGATGCGTGGACGTAACGCTCAGCTACCGCTGTCACTGTTTTACACTGGCACAACGGCTACATCGACGCCCTCAACCTCAACTGCTCCTTCAACCTCCACTGCTCCCTCAACCTCGCTTGCTCTCCCCCTGCAATACCCTGCCAGTAGTCCTACCACCAGCAACAGGTGCACGACAGACGGTCAGAAGCAGACGCTAGGCACTACCACCTCTACCTTGCAGGCTGAGGTACTGTGGTGTTTAGATGTAGCAATGAAACACCACTCGTTCAACTCGAACGAAGGCATAGGAGAGCTGTTCAGAAATATGTTCCCGGACTCCGAAATCGCCAAATCCTTCGCTTTGGGCAAGGATAAAACCGGGTACATAATAAAATTTGGCATCGCACCCTATTTTAAGAGGCAACTGGTTGAGGCCATAAATAATGCCGGACCGTACGTCCTTATGTTCGATGAGAGCCTCAATCAATcgtcaaagaaaaaacaaatggacataCACATTCGTTTTTTGGAGGATGGTTGTGTACGCTCGAGGTATTTTGGCTCACAATTCCTGGGACATGGGAGAGCTGACGATCTGTTGCAGCACATCAAA GAATGTGTTGCAAAACTCAACATGAGGCAGCTTCTCTCAGTAGGAATGGATGGCCCAAATGTAAATTTCAAACTCCTGGATCTCCTTCAAAAGGAACATGCTGAGCTGCATGGAGGTGCTCAAGTCCTGATGGTTGGGAGCTGTGGTGCTCAAATTGACAAACTCCTGCGCGCTCTCCATTACCTCTTCCACAACGTTCCTGCCCGGAGAGAGGACTACACCAACATCACCGGGTCGTCCtgctttcccctctctttctgcggCCACAGATGGGTGGAAAATGTGCCGGTTGCAGAGAGAGTCCTGGAAGTTTGGACCATGATTCAGAAGTTTGTCAATGCTGTTGAGGATAAGAAGGTCACAAAACCAAACACGGCCTCTTATGATGCCATCCTGGCAGCACAAGGGGATCCACTCTTAATCCCAAAGCTTCAATTCTTCCTCGCCATTGCGAGAAGTTTTAACCCATTTCTCAAGAAGTACCAAACAGACGAGCCAGTGTTGCCTTTTTTGGCAGAAGATTTAACTGAGCTCCTGTTG AGTTTACTGCGGCGGTTCATCAAAAGGGAACTCCTACAGGACCAAACCCCCCTGCAGCTGATTAAATTGGACATCTCTGAGGAGAAGAACTGGGTCTCCCTCAAAAGGGTAGATATAGGCTTGGGGGCTGAATCTGCCATCAAG GTGATGTCATCATTCAGCAATTCACATCCTTTCTCTCGGTCGTGGGCAGAGAAGAAGAATTTGTTTCCTTCCAACCCCTGA